gcggggtcATGTGGTAGTAGACAAAACCATGGGTACATAGTAATTTAACCAAATGCTTTATATAAAACCATATAAAGGCGGAAAAAAGGCATAAAACAATTGCCAAACCTTGTTACTGATGTTTACCATGTATTTAGACTCTTGTGGATTAACCAATTCCAGCTAGTTGTGAGCATTTGGCTTTCTAAAGTTGTGATTGCATCTTACGTTACAATAACCTGTTCAGACAGCAAATTTAGTGTTCATCTGTTATCACTTATATCAGGCTTGGTCGATTTAGTTGCTTGATTATCCAGTGGGTGGCGTGCATTTCTCGAGTGCTTGGTTGTGTGATGGAAATTTCTAGGCAATTTGATGTTACAGTTCTCTGGATTTTTTGCAGGGTCCTTGGGCTTTGATTTAGCTGCTGGGAAATTGACCTGTGTTGAGTTCCTATGACTCTACTACCATTCTTCTACCTCTAGAGCTTGCATATTGTTTGTTGTGgtacatttatttttttttattcgtGGCTCATGGTGGGGATAACCTTGGCGTCGAAAGGATATGATGGGCATTTGATGCACTGATATAAAGAttgattgaaaattttggatgGAAGCCATTGACATTGGAAATACGCTTTGCCTAGAACAACTAAACAGCTACTCCATGTAGTATTTGGCGTAATCTCTATTATTTTGAAGACTTGGGATGTTGATAGGTCTATGGTATTGATTGAGTTTCGAGTATTGATGCTAAGATTCCTTTGTGCTAAAAAGAGCTATGGAATGTGTGGTTGTGTTGATAGCCTTATTACTGGCAAAGATATTTTCAATTTCAGGCGCTTAAAATTAGTAGTGATAGCGGAACTGGTCCAGAAGATCgcaccttttttcttttttggttggtTTGGTAAGCAGGGATGGTTTGGAGAAAGTAGTATGCTTCTAATGGTGACGGGAGGGGAGGGGATGAATGATAGAAGATCGCATTTTAGGAGAGAACATCAATTTTGTTTGGCATGGCAGAGCGGTAAATTAATATTTTTGACTACGAAATGTAATACTGCTGTAGTTATAGTAGTGAGTAGAGTGTTACTAATTACTTAAAAAATCATTATGCAAAACCATAATCAAAGGCATCTGACTTTTGTGATATTTGTCGTAATTACCTAAGACTTCTCCCCGGTGAACTGACGACCGACCCCTGTTCAAGTTGCCGTGACATTGAAAAATTGGTCTCTAACCACTCAAAGCAGGAAGCGAAGCAAAGTTAATAATTTTGCATTGGATCAAAACAGTAGTAAATACAGTTTGTGTCCGACTGGAAACGTGATGAGTCCAAATGagagcagttttttttttttttttttttgggttaatcaATCTCTACATCTATATCCGGACCAGGTGCCTCAGTATTCGACAACTAATGCAAATTTTGGTACATGGAATTTGCAACTGTTTGATCGAAATGAATAAGAGAATTTTACTAAACACGTGCAAAATAGTTGGCCTAAAGATATTTAGTTTAAAAATAGTGTTAGGACTGGTCcagaaataaataaactaaaattagaacaaaatagGCGGTATAATCGACCATATAATGGTTAGGCGATAGACACCAGTCATATAATAATTAGACGGTAAAATCGACTATATAAAAGGGTTGTGGCAACCCAATAAAGACAAATAATgaagcaaaataaaagataccaaaattaacgtggttcggtcaaattgatcTATATCCACGGGCGAGGGAGGAGTAATATTTCTACTacgaagaaaaaaaatacaaaagtcGTAAGAAAGTGGTTCCTAGGACAAAACGACACTTACAAaaggtttagaaaatatttctaaactcAAAACAAGAAAACCTAAAATATTTGATTATAAATTGACTAGATGACCTAAGAAACTAATAACTCATATAATACTCTCTTGAGTTGTGCGCTTAAAACCTTCATAGACCCCCCCTTATTTATAAGAAATAGAGGGAGCCTTTCCTTGAACTTCAGCCGATGTGGGATGAAAAAATTATGCCACAAAAATCAATATTTTGGGCGTTGAATAGTCAACAAATGGCGCAAAAGAAATTCATTGATTTTTAAGATTTGATCCTTGTGCTAAAATTGTTAGTTTAGGATGCAAAGTACTAATGATTGATAGTTGGAGGATGAAGATTACAATTAACCCTATAATTTGGGGGAAATAAAAGTGTCCAAGACTCTGAGATTTGCCTGAGCCGGCTAATCTGCCGCAATTAAAGATGAATATATCTAATGACAAATCGTGGACTAAGATTCTGCATATGAGACGTGCCGTAATTAAAAGATTGAGCAATATAATATCTAGTTACATCATGAACAAACCCATGATTAATTAAAAGGTATTATTGGTCCCGTAGGCATTGGTGTCCCAACACGTCATGGTTGGTAAGGTCGCAGGTCAACAACCCTCTGGCCCGATATTGGGCCGTTGACCGCAGCCCCCATTTGCTCCGGATCCACGTTCTAAGGTTAAATGATTTTAACCTTATGACTGATGGTGATGGGACTTTTGTACTTTTTGTTCTTTCTAGCAATCGGAGTACACTTTTGTTTCTGTCTTTATCTATAAACACTTTAGCCTTTGTTTCcccttttgagctttcagaGCAATCTTCCGTAGTACACCGACAGAGCAATAAAATCAGCGTCACAGACTGACGACTAACAACGAAATCATTacaaatttgacccaaaatttttttttttttatcgttcAAATTGCACAAAAATGTTGTGTAAATTGAATATTCTTAAAAGATTGTCAAAATATTCTCAAAGGATTATCGTTTGAATATGAAAAAAATGGATAGATGAATGGAGAGAAATTCATTTGAGAGGATCTTAATCCCAAATTTGTTATTAGCACTCCACACAACAGAGCACAAAAACTACTCGCATGGATTCTCCACCACGTAAACACTCAGCTAATTAAATACTCCCAACTGTAAGTAGGCGACCTCAGCTCAGCTGGTTCCGATGTCTCAGGGTGCCAGGCTCCTTCTCTTTGACCAGAGATTCAAAGCACAAAAGTCAGAAGCATAACCCAGTTCTGGGACTCTATATCTCCATCGAGCAATACTAAATAGAAACAGCGGCAGCGGCAAATCTATCGTATCGAGATGTTGAACGAGCCGTTAATTTCTGAACCTCAAGAGCAGCAGCGGCAGCCTCTTTCCTTTCCCCCGTCTCTCCTCAATTATCTCTACGTTGGTCACTTCCTAGCCAGATGGGGTGCCAGGTAATATGTCCCCTCATTCTCGTTTCATCATTAGCGAAGCCTTTAAATCAGGGTTTTGTTTCGTCAAGTTTCAGTCAGAAGAAGCGGCGTGTCATGTCTTGTGTGTTGTTGTATGAGTTGTTGGTTTTCTCGTCTCGTCTTACCGAAACCTGTTTTCTCTACTCTTTGGACACTTTTTTTTTACCGATTAACtagaataaatatataaataaaacgATTTTCACAAAGGATATGCGACATTCTCTTGGATTTACGTTTAGCATTTCTCAAATACGTCATTTTGAGAATTCGCGCTACTCTTGtgattttcttgtttctttcaagTCTTTCTTTCCAGTCTTAATTTGGATATTTTAGATGTAGTCCTTTTTCCTACTGCACTTCTTGCGATAATTCTGCGATAATTCTGACTCAATTTGCCAACCAATTGAAATACTTGCACTAAAGTTAGCTTTTCATGAGGGTATATTTTGGTTGCAGAATGTGGGAATTCTCTGTTGGTCTGTACATGATTAATGTCTGGCCGGATTCGCTGGCCCTTGCTGCTGCTTATGGTGTGGTGGAATCTGCCTCCATGGCATTATTTGGTCCTGTTGTTGGACGGTTGGTTGATAAGTTCACGTACATCAAGGCTCGTTTCAGTCTCTATCTTGAGATGCCTTCTTGATGGTTGATGATGTCATCCTCATTGTAGTATTTGCATGTCAAAATGAAGCAAAGGAATTAAGagacttcaaaaaaaaaattttttaattgcaAAGATTTTGGATCAAGTCTAGTATTTGAAAAGGAAAACCTTTAGCTTTGAACCATACAAATTCCGAGTGAACAAGATGACTATGGTAAAAAATTATTTGCTGCATGTCCAACCAAAGAATGAAGCCATGTTGTGGAACGGAATTTACCTTGCAGAATCTCTATCATGTAGACTTGTGATTTCTATCTATTATCCACGTCATGCGCTTATCCAATAACAGCATTTTTAGGGGAAAAAACAGCTAATGCTTTTTTACTTCTTGTCCTAGGGAAATGATACTTATTATTCTTCTGTTTTTTAACTTGTAGGTTCTTCGACTTTGGTTATTAAGCCAAAATTTCTCCTTTATGATTGCTGGAGGCACTGTGGTTGCACTTCTGCTGTATGAGGATGTGAAGTCAGAAAATTTCATAGTATTTTTGTCGTTTATCCTGTTAATCAATATTTCTGGAGCTGTTGGTGTGCTCTCCACTCTTGCTGGAACCATTCTGGTTGAAAGAGAATGGTGAGTGCGTTAGGTCTTTGATGAACTTATTTCTTCCCAAGACAGTGAATGTAAAGTATGGATGCACTgctgtagtatcttgcattacTCTTTTGTACAATCTGTTGCTAAAATTAGCATAGCATCTCATGAGAGTCAAATGATGAACTTGGTTTTGATGTATACCTCATCTTGCTGACCAGTTCGACCAAAGGATAGCACGTTCCTTGAAAGTCGTAGTAATTAATTTAGacatataaaagaaaaagatatgaTATTCACATTTTTCTGCAGGGTGGTTGTGATATCAGAAGGTCAACATCCAGGTGTCCTGACTAAGATGAATGCAACCATTCGGAGGATTGATTTAGTTTGCAAGTTATTTGCTCCTGTAGTCTCTGGTTTCATTATCAGCTTTGTCTCTCTAACTGCTTCAGCTTTAACTCTAGCTATCTGGAATATATTGTCCGTTTGCTTGCAGTATTGGCTTCTAATGTCTGTATACAATGGAATTCCTGCTTTAAGTGAAAGCAGTCAAAAGAGGGTTTATAGATCTCTGCCAACTGATTCGGAAAGAAGCTCCTTGACTGATGAAAGTAGAAACTCTCACTACTTAGGTGATAATGATTTGGAGCCTCTCGACCACGGCTGGATGAGAAAAGTAATCGAACGAGTTTCAAGAATCTCTTACTTCAGGGCATGGAAAGTTTATCTAGAGCAAGATGTGGTTCTGCCTGGAATTGCGCTTGCTTTTCTCTACTTTACCGTACTTAGGTAAATTCTTTAAGATATTGGCGTTTACAAATTATAGTTGTCTGCATGAATTTATATGTTTTattcatctctctctctccaccCTGCCAATTAAGctgataaatatatttaaataatgaCCTCTCATATCCAATTTTTTTGTTCACTAAAGATgtcttgtttcttgacttaaAATTACTGAAGGATGTCTCAATAAGAAGAGGGAATGCCTCATTTTGTAATCTTTAGGATCATGAGAGCAATAGTAGGAAGTTTGAGGA
The Coffea arabica cultivar ET-39 chromosome 6c, Coffea Arabica ET-39 HiFi, whole genome shotgun sequence genome window above contains:
- the LOC113694226 gene encoding solute carrier family 40 member 2 isoform X1, with protein sequence MLNEPLISEPQEQQRQPLSFPPSLLNYLYVGHFLARWGARMWEFSVGLYMINVWPDSLALAAAYGVVESASMALFGPVVGRLVDKFTYIKVLRLWLLSQNFSFMIAGGTVVALLLYEDVKSENFIVFLSFILLINISGAVGVLSTLAGTILVEREWVVVISEGQHPGVLTKMNATIRRIDLVCKLFAPVVSGFIISFVSLTASALTLAIWNILSVCLQYWLLMSVYNGIPALSESSQKRVYRSLPTDSERSSLTDESRNSHYLGDNDLEPLDHGWMRKVIERVSRISYFRAWKVYLEQDVVLPGIALAFLYFTVLSFGTLMTAALEWQGIPAYTIGIARGISATIGILATFLYPVLESQLSTLRTGLWSIWSQWTCLVVCVASIWVPNKLGAAYLLMGGVALSRLGLWMFDLAVIQQMQDQVPESDRCVVGGVQNSLQSVLDLTTYVMGIIISNPRDFWKLIILSLLVVTLAAVLYSIHIYRVRKHLFHFEKLYPLVRIVFRSTYFLLYFET
- the LOC113694226 gene encoding solute carrier family 40 member 2 isoform X2; amino-acid sequence: MLNEPLISEPQEQQRQPLSFPPSLLNYLYVGHFLARWGARMWEFSVGLYMINVWPDSLALAAAYGVVESASMALFGPVVGRLVDKFTYIKVLRLWLLSQNFSFMIAGGTVVALLLYEDVKSENFIVFLSFILLINISGAVGVLSTLAGTILVEREWVVVISEGQHPGVLTKMNATIRRIDLVCKLFAPVVSGFIISFVSLTASALTLAIWNILSVCLQYWLLMSVYNGIPALSESSQKRVYRSLPTDSERSSLTDESRNSHYLGDNDLEPLDHGWMRKVIERVSRISYFRAWKVYLEQDVVLPGIALAFLYFTVLSFGTLMTAALEWQGIPAYTIGIARGISATIGILATFLYPVLESQLSTLRTGLWSIWSQWTCLVVCVASIWVPNKLGAAYLLMGGVALSRLGLWMFDLAVIQQMQDQVPESDRCVVGGVQNSLQSVLDLTTYVMGIIISNPRDFWKLIILSLLVVTLAAVLYSIHIYRVRKHLFHFEKLYPLVRIVFR